ATTTGGCTTGGGGCTCCCCTCCGACAGACAGTGAAGCGACAGTGACTCCCCGCTAATGCCCTTCACCGGTCCTTTTGGATGAATGAGAATCCTGGGCTTCTGGCCAACTTCCAAGATGATCAGCTTTTCAATGTAGCCAACTTTATTCCTGGCAGCACAGCGGTACTTTCCTGCGTCATCTCTAGCAGTATCATAGATGGTAAGGGCACCGTTGCTTCCTGTAAGAAACTGAGCAGTCTTGATCCCACTGGAAAACCACGTGCCATTCGGCAACATCCAGATTATTTCAGGTGGAGGATTTCCGTCCACGGAACAATTCAATATGGTAGTTTTTCCAGGTTTTGCTATTACTTTTTCATTGAATGGATTTTTAAACATCGGTCGCCTTAGCATTTCTAATACCTCCAACTGCACCACCAACATACTCTCTCCCCCATCATTACGTGCCACACAGATAAAATCCGCTGTGTCAGAAGGCCTTAGGTTCCGAATTTCAAGTGTCCCGTTTTTGTGCACTGTAATCCTGCTCCCATAATACGGAGCTGTTAGGAAAATATTATCGGGCATGATCCACATAATCTGAGGGGGAGGTGTCCCTTCTGCCCTACATTCAATTTGCTTCTTTGAATGCCTCACTGCCGTCACTTTCATGATGGTTTTGTTTGTGTATAACCCATTTATGATAGGTGGTTTAGAAACAACATCCAGTTTATACAGTTTTGTATCATCCCCTCCGGGATTACGAGCGACACACATGTACTCCCCGGCATCTAACAGTTTGACTTGACTGACTGACAGAGAACCATTAACATGCAGGAGATACCTGTCTGTCGAAAAGGAGATCATGTCACTGGAAGGTAGTAACCAGAATATTTTTGGCTTGGGTTCTCCAACAACTTCACAATCTAATAGTGCCGTATCTCCAGCTTTCACTTTAACGTATGTCTTGTAGCTGTGCTTTATCTGAGGGGCAGTTGTTACGACCGTGATGTGTATCTTCATTTCATCTCTTCCCAGGGTGTTTTGAGCATAGCAGGTATAATCCCCTTCTTCTGTTATTCCAACTTTGTTCAAATACAGAGTGCCATTGTCAAAGAGGACGTATCTCCGAGACCTGCGTCCACTGTCATCTGCCTGCATCACGTTGTTGATCGTTGTGCCGTCTGGCAAACTCCAGGATATCTCTGGTGCAGGTGACCCAGAGGCCTTGCAGTCCACTTTGAAATCTTTTCCATATGGAACCagttttttaaaatactgtttctggTCAATCTTGGCTGGTTTCATTGTGATGCTGACTTTCATCAGTATCAGATCATCTCCAATTTTGTTTCTTGCAACACATAGATAGTCACCTGCATCCTTCTCAGTAACTGCCTCAATAACCAGGGATCCATTGGGAAATACATGGATTCGACTTCCCATTCTGTtgtgtggggaggaagaggaaaagtaTCATTAGGAACCAAAATGCTAGAGAGGAATAATCAGCCTTCTAAATGATTCATAGTATTAGCTGAACTTGTTGAATATGGTGTGGAGTGTTTTACTAGATTTCCTAATTTAAACTTCTGTTTTGTCAGTTAAAAATATACTGTGATATACTGTATAAAATACATGGACTATTTTAAGCTATTTTTCAAAGGCACTATTTTGATATGTCTTCCTAGCCTTCCTTCCTTTACTGAAAAAAACCTCAGCCTTTCCCAAAACATTGGAAAATAAATGCTGGTATACAAGCCATCAGATTTGGGTGCTAGCAGTGGAAGAAAGACCTACGTGAAAGGATTAGATCTTTCAAGTCTCGCAAAATGCATACACAGAGATTTAAATGATATGCACAAGATTTCTTTATATCCTTACTAATGCATCTGTGCTTTATTGACTTCACCTCTCTCCCTGCCACTGCTCTATGTTTGACATGAGCCTGCAAGGCAACagagactgaaaacaaaaactgGGATCAGTGTGACATGCTGTTGTTTTTCCTGCTACAGTTTCAGCCAGAAGAGTGTTTGCATAGGAGCTATGGTGAGCTCATTATCGATACTGTTTGGGACACTTTTATCAGCCACTATGGCAGTAGTATTACAAAAGCGTACAGGATCTCATTGGAGCCAGATTCTGATCGTTCAGGGCCTCTCTGAAACTCATGCTTTTTGGATTGGTATAATTCTACTCACTTGCAGATTAAGGTAAAAGAGCAGAAGCAGGTTGAGGGAAAAATTCCTTTATCTTCCTCTGTTGTTTTACATTTTGAGGACTTAAGTTTAAACAACTGTGATAATTTGATGCTGACTGGCACAGCACAGTATGACACAAAAGTTCTCTCTGAAGAAGCTGTGTCCGCATTACCCACATATCCAGTGGATTATGGCCTGATGTAGTTGCCATTTTGCTGTTGATTTAGACGTGTGTGTGCTCACTGAACGCTACAGCGGTGCGCAAGCTGCACGACGCAGCTTCTGCCTTGCAGAAAATTCTTCTGTGAACAAATGAGCCTGTCTGTTTTTAGGTCCCTCGTCCTGCCAACCTCCGCTCCTCTCCCTCGCGCTTCTTACCGATGTCCCGCGCCCCGGGCGGCTGGCAGTAGTGCTGCGCATTGTCAGAAATGACCCTTAGCAGCCAAATGATTAATGGCACTGGCTGGGATCTACCTCCTCAATCCAGCTGCAAGCATTCACGAAGCTGGCAGGAACATCGTTATCGTGGACTCTTCCCATGCGAAGGTGACGTGTTCCTGGGGGACGGGCTGCGGGGGAGACCCTCAGCGTGGGGACTGGCAGTGACATTACAGCAGTCTCCTCCTGAATCCTGCTTTACAAATCTCTCGCAAATAGCTTCTCTTATCTTCCGTAGTCTCTAACCTACAGCTTCCAGTGCTATATGGGCAGTCTTTTTCACAATGGAGAAGCtgttatttaatattaaaacccTTCATTTCCATAAATCTTAATGGTTAATTGTTACAGATTTAAATATACTCATGTTGCCAACTACAGGACTTAGAACCATCTGTCTCTGTTAAAATGAAAGCTCTAGCACTACAGTCACAATCTACAGTTTTCCTAGTTTAGATTAGTTTGTTTCAACAAATAAGGAATAATTATTGTGCACCAGATTCATGGTCGAAATGTACTGAATGTTGCTGTATTTGCGGTCATCAATCACACTGAATTAGCTTAAATTGTTTTAGAAGTTGTGGTACAAAAAGTCTTAGCGCTGTTCAGAAGTGCTCTACTAAATCCTCTGTAttaatgtcagtatttattaaaGTGTAAATTGTGTTCTAGCATGAATTAAAAATTTGTCCTAAGTCACAACAGAATAAAATGACCAAAATTCAACCATTGCATAATTAACATAAGCTTCATTAGTTCAAATAAGAGTTACACCCATTTTGGTAAGACCTCACCCACTAATGACATAAGTTATGTGGTCTATTATTAGAAATACAATAATAATCCATCATTATGGATGCTTCACTACTGTTAAAAGTTTAACAGTGAGCTTAATTCACAATGTTTCAGTGATGTAATTCTCTCTCATCTGAGCACTGGAGAAGACCGTGCTTGAACTTTCAAAGgggtggaagaaagaaagaagaaaaaaaggctccTACCTGTGCCACTGGTCAACAACCGCCTTGGAAGGTAACCTCCAGATTATCCTGGGCTTTGGCTCCCCAGTAGCCGTACAGTTCAGAAGCAACTTGTCCCCAAAATTCAACTGAGTCATTTTTTGAGAGGCGTTAGCTATTTTTGGAAGCGTGTCTCTCTGTTCCACCACGAGACGTACCACCCTCCTCTCCGAGCCGGTGGAGCTTGTGGCTATGCACTCGTAATTCCCACTGTCGGGAGGAGCGATGTTTCTCACGTGGAGGGTTCCATTGGAAAACAGGAAGAATTTCCCATTCACAAACTGCAAAGGTTTCACTGCTGTCCCATCAAAGAGGACCCAGTGAATGCTGGGATGAGGGTTTCCTTTTGCAGTGCAAGGGAGTTTCAGGTTTTCCCCCATTATCCCTTCAATATGTTGTCTCCTTTCTTCCAGAATAACGGGAGGTGCTGCAATGACTTGCAGTTTTACGACCAGCGTATCGGTGCCGGCTGGGTTATTAGCCACGCATGTGTAAAGGCCCCTGTCGTAAACAGTAGCTTCCCTGATAATTAAAGTGCCATCCGGTTGCACAGAAACTCTTTTATTTCCTGTGGAAGAGCCTGAGACGTATGTTTTATTTGCCAGAATCCACGAAAAGGTGGGAGCAGGCCTACCCTCAGCTTTGCATGTCACTGCCACAGGCTCTCCGGAATGGGCGGTGATGACCCGGGATCTCCCCTCTGCGATCCGCGGCGGATAAGCCACCACGGACAAAGTGACCAGGAGCTGTGCCGAGCCGTGCCGGTTGGCTGCGACGCACAGGTACTGTCCGCCGTCCTGGATGCTCACCTCCGCGATGGAGAGGGTGCCATTGGCGAAGACTTCAAACCTCCGGTCATGCGTGCTTTTTGATGCATCAGGCTCTAATGAAGCAAGGGGGAGCAACATTATAGCATGTGAAAACACCTCTGTTCTGCTGCTTCTTCATTCAGGAGCTGAATATGCTTTCCTTATCCTAGCCTGTTTTGCTCCAATAACCAAGACGGCAGTGATGATAGAAAAGAGAGAGATAATAATGTTTTACATACACAGTGAAAAAAGctttaaactaaaataaaatccAGTTCCTCAGTAGAGGCAAAATTTGGATAAAACAGAATAGACTTTgcatattcaaaaatattttagcataGTTTGTAATTTGATTTGATGGTTTcttacacatttttttcccccacttgtcTCACTATTCTGAAATGGCAggtaacaaaataaatattgaaattttCTCACAGTAAACACAGAGTTATTGTTAAATATAGATTAATTTATCCTCACATTTCCCTAAGGAGCTGTTTCATAATTGGTATTAAGACACTCCAGACAGTGTGCTGGGATATCACTGTTTTTCACTATTTCCAGGTTTGTTTTATCACTGATGCTTCACAGCAGTCCTAAATGAAGCAATGCCTCAGTTTGGTGCACACACCATCTGCCAAATTACAAAACtataataataaattttaaagaaGGCTTATTGAGCTTACCTGATGATATCTTGGTCCATTGTATTGTTGGAAGGGGGTTACCAGTAGCTTCACAAGGAATGAAAGCATCTGAATTAGCTAGCACAGTAAAAGCAGCTAATTTTCCACCGATTATTCTGGGCTTTTCAAAATGCCTTCTGTAGAGGGAGTCCAAGGTTATAGGATTGTTGGTGGTAGTTTCTTGATCTGGTCTGTTTTCAGACCAGCCTTTGACAGAACTGTCCTTGTCCCTTCCCCACGCAGGAGCATATGGAGTAGGGCTCTGTGACGACTTTAACATGGTCAGTGTATTGACGGTTAGTGTTTTGCCTCTTTCTGTAACTTTAGTAGACGGCTTATGCCAGAACTTCTTTTCCCACCATGGAGGCGAATTGGTTCTCGCGATGGCTGCGGGTGGCGTGCCTGCTGCCAGGGTCGGCAGCGGGGTGGGAGGCTGAGTGCGGGGAGAAACGATGTGTGTGGGTGCAGCAGGCGTTCTGGTGCTTAGCTCAGTTCCTCCTGGGGACACGGACTGTGCAACGCGCTCTTCCATTTCGGGGTGTGATTTTTTGCCTGCCACTGTGGTGGCTTTGCTTTGCTGAGCAGGTTCTGATCTAGCTGTTCCAAACACCGTGGCAGGTCGCACGCTTGTGGCAGGGAAAGGCTTGGAAAACAGTGGTGTGGTCTGGATTGCAGCAGTGGGGTTCGGAGCAAAATGACCATCGGGTGGAAACTGAATTGACGGGGTGCTCTTCCGTGGGATAGGTGTTGCTGAGGTCCGCCTGTTTGTTGTAGGCACGCGATGAGGTACGTCTGTTGCACCAGGAAGGGAAAGTGCTGTCGTTTCCGTAACTGAGATTGTGCTTATGTGCTCAGAGAGAGATTTTGTGGTCATAAGACTTGTAGGCATGGTTAGTGATTTAACGGTTGTCACAACAGGTATAGCTGTATTCACTGATGAAATCACTGTAGTGCTGCTGCCTGCAGTCGTGCTTTGTGAAGTAGGTGTTTTATGGGGCCTCTTCCTCCTCTGACCTCTCTTTCTTCCCACTCTGAGTATTCTACTTTTAGTGATTTTGGTGTCAGTTTGAGGAGTAATAATAGATATAATTGTCGGCTTCAAACTTGTTGCATCCGTTTCTTTGGTTGCAGTAGTTGCATGATTAGAGTAAGAACGCAGTTCTGCAGTGGGAGAATGTTTTTCTGACGTACCATTGTCATGATGAATGTGTGTGTTTAGAGACAAGAAACCAGCAGTGTGATTCTCCTCACTTGAAATAGGCGTGAAGTGCAAAGGAGAAACTTCGGCCATAGGTAACGCTGCTGTAGTTTTAGGATGTGTGGTTGATACCTCTGATGATGGAAACATCTCTGTGTGCTTTTTGGGCAGCTTCTtcaatgcctccttttctgtgtcATTCCCAAAGACACGTTCCCAAGTAATTTTTCCTATTTGGGAATTTTTTGATGAGGTTCTAGACTTAACATTGGGTGAGACAGGTTCAAAAGTAGATGATATCTTAGTGCTTACAGTATGTGTAATTTCTGTAGCAACACAAGGTGTGTGGATTGCCGTTGTTGGTAGTCTGATACTAACAGGTTGGACTCTATCAGTATTTGTTTGAAATGAAGCACTGGTCTCAGGATCATCTTGtgtgccttctgtgatgaaaggcATGATTGTAGAAGTAGCTTTTTGTCTTGCAGTAggttcatttttctcttccatgAGGAATGCTGTGTTTTCATGAATACCTGTTGGGTGCTCTAATGGCGTGTTTGTGGTAAAGGGGGGGGACAGAGGTGTTTCTGGGCTAAATGGGTTGAGGGAACTGCCTGAATTATTTAAGGTGAGTGAATTTGAGATATATTTTGTAATTGGTTGGACACCTGGAATCatatctgctcttcctctgatAGAGCCTGGTCTCCCCAAATTGTATGTGTGCTCCTTCATACTTGGAATTCGGTCTGGTCTGACAATTCGTCTCCTACCAGAAATTTTCCTTCGTCTTCCATATTGCTTCTGGGCCTGGGGTGTATGAGTTGTAACATCTCTAATAAGCTGAATTTGCTGATGTATAATGTTAGTTGAGCCCAATGGTAGCTTAGGAGTTACTGCTTTCTGAGTACTATGAAAATAAACGTGACCTAACTCATTACTTGGTTCACTGACTGTCACTACAGATACCTGATGATCTGTTTTGGTTGAAGTCTTATCAATAGACTCGGTAAAAACACGTAGCTTTTCTGCTGGTTTTTGGGGAGTTACGTGCTTGCTGGTGTCAGTAACACTTGTCATGGGTGTCAAAGATACAAATTTTAAATATTGGCTATTATTTTCCTCAGAAGATACCAATCTGTGCCCAGCATTGAAGACCACAGATGTTCTACTTGCTCCTTTTGATACAGTTGATTGTTCTATACCATTTGTTGATATTTGACTTAAATCAGATCTTTCCTGTGATTTAGGGTTTGTGATTTTAGGTTTTAGATATGTTTGTGGCCTTCTGGTGCCAGGTGAGACAGACTGTGAAAATGGAGAAGCTAGCGGAGTTACTGCCTCTGTAACCAAGACGGAAGTTTTCCTAGCGAGAGTGTTACTTGTGGTGATCGCAAGTTCTGCAGTTGTCATGTTTTCCATTACTTTTCCCAGAGGAGATACAGCGGGTGTCTTAGTTGCCAGTATCACAGATTCTAGTTCTGGAGATGTGGGATCACCGGATGTTTCTTCTTCATCCTCAGGTACTTTTGAGGACTTATGGACTTGAACAGGTGGGTTTGTTGCAACTGTTCCTTGTTTTTGTATCAGTGTTGAGTTCctctttgttttttccaaaaaggCTGCCCAGCGCTGTGGATCGACTCTCCTGGCTGAGGAAACAAACTGTCTTCTGCGTCCTCTAAACCTCCTGCTTATTTTGTCCCTGTGGCGCCAGGTAGTCATTTGTCCATAGCCGTTCCTTTTGTCTGCACTCTGTATGGTCTGCTTGCTAGGTGCTGAGGTAGCAGGTGCCTGATTAGCTGTCAGGGTGGCCAGAGAAGCTAAAGAATTTTTAGGTCTTGTAACAGAGGCAAGCATTACATTGCCAGAGCCCTCTTCCACTTCCCGTTCTCCCACAGCTACATGCTTTTTCTGTGGAGTGGTTTCATCCATTTTAACTAGCACTTGAAATACCAAAAGATCAACGCCATACTGGTTGGCTGCAACACATCTAAAGTAGCCACTGTCTTGCTCTGTCACCCTTTGAATTTTCAAGGTACCGttttcaaaaatatgtttgtttcTTACAGAATGATGAAGAATCACACGCTCAGGTAACACCCAACTAATGGAAGCATCTGGAACAGCAGTGGATGGACAAGGAAGGTAGAGTACGCTACCAATAAATGTAGAAAGTTGAGCTCCATTTACATGATTGTGTTCCACATAAGGATCAACCACAGTAATTCTAAATGTGAGAGTATCTGCATCATCATAATTTGTTCCTATGCAATGATAAAGTCCAGTATCAAAAGTATCAGCTGTCCGTAACGTAAATGTTCCAGTTTTAACTACTATGATTCTTCCGTCTTCACTGATGTAAGGGGCTCTAACTTTGCTCCCATCAGCCAATATCCACTCTATTGCAGGAGTCGGTTCTCCAATTGCTTGGCAATCTAGCTCCACTGTCCCCCCAACTAAAACAGTGTgttgggtttgtgttttgttGTCCCTGGAGATGATTGTCCAGTTATTTCTCACCTGTTTTTTGTCAGAACTGGGCAAAATAATCTGAGCATCAGTAAAGTATTGGATGTGCAGTGTGTTAAGTGTGGTTGTTGTCCTGTCTAGCTGTAATGCCACTTTGTTTTGCATTAACCAAGATGGTTCAGCTCTCAGTTTGGTTTCTATATTGGTAAAAAGTTCATTCTTTTCAGAGTAGATCTGTTTGTATTTGTAACTAATAAAAGGCATTTTAGTTGGTAGGATATTCCTTTCTAGTTCGAGGGGAGAATTACTGTACAGGGCCAATATGCTCCATAGCTGCTGAATATTTTCATAATCAATGCCACACACAAGAAATGCTGAGAATGATACTTTGAGTACTGTATTGTTGCCATCTTTGCCAAATGAGATGGGAGACATTTCTTTAGGTTTTTGGATGTTGCAAACCAAGTTACCTTGAGTTCCTGCTTGATCAGTCATGTTCAAAACCATGGATCCTATAGGAGCTATAAAGTCCTTGGGAGAAATGGAACTGAAATCCCCATCATCTGGCACTGTGATGTTTTTCAGTTTCAGGGAGTGATGTATGGCTGGCTTAGTGCAGGTTAAGGATGCAGGTGGAATATCCACTAAGTTTTTCCCTTTACAGTTTTTGGGGTTAGCACAAGCTGGGCATTGCTGAGCATCAGAAGAGCTTCTGTCTTTTTTGCACTTTATAACATCtaaagggaggaaaaatgtaGTAAGTTTTTGTGATACAGTTTTTCATATGAAAACAGCTATATAGTTACCAACAAGTTTTTTCTTGAATAAAGTATTTACAAAGTTTATCCTAAAGTGGTCACcaactttttaaaagtttcattAGTGAAGACTCAAGCACAATGACTATTGCTATCACAGCACAGTACAGTGTTCTTCTTTGACAACTTTAGTGGTTTTACACAGTGCAAGGAAGGCTCTGTTGTACATGGGCATAGCTTTGTCTTGAGAGATACAGGCTATAGCAGGAGTTCAGGGGTAACACTAGACTATTGTGCACAACCTCTGCTCAGGGCAGTAGCAAAGAAAGTTCTCgagttcttcatttctttttcaaagcatCAAGTACCATGTGGCTTTCACTCCTGCCAGCTATGTAAAAATTAACTTCCTTATGTGAATGAaggaacaaaaaagggaaaaacaaggtTGTGGAACGTTGTATGTTCTGCACAACATATAATGATGCAAAACTGCAAATAAGCCAGCTCTGGAATCAAGACACAGCTATCTGAACAGAATGACTCTGTGCTAAGGAGTGTGGCCAATGAGCCTATTCTCTTTTATTTGTAAGACAATCCTTCCCTCCAATCTCACTCATCCTTTCCAAAAATTAATCCACCAGATGTCTTTCAGTTCTTTGATAATATCTACTGATTTGAAGTTTTTATGAAAACAATATCAGAAGCATATATGAAGAAAGCAGCTTATTTTTTGTGAAGTGGTGTTCCTCAGACTGCAGCTCCAAGACAAATTATACTGCAATAATATATTCAAACTAGAAAATAAGTTGTTCCAGAAATCAAATTGTCAGCTGTGGAGAAAATAACACATGATGTATCCTTCCATCAtctcacacacatacatgtgttATTTTCTCCACAGCTGACAAGAGAATGAAGTGAGCCAAAATAACTGCATTCTATTTCCAGAAAAATGCAGATAGTCCAGCTAGCTGTGTGTGAGCTGGTATGTATGGCTATTTGGAACTGTGcagtgaaatacagaaaaaacattGGCTTGGCTTTTAGAAGCGGTGTAGGCcatttacagaaaacaaatagaTGCACTCCCCTAGTGCACAGAAACTTTGGGCTGGCCAAAGAAAAAGGTTCATTAGGGAAAGCTGCTGCACTTGAAAATGGATTAAGACCACTAGATTCATTAAATCCAGGAAACTGAATGTTATTCATTTGTTTGTCTTGATTACATACACATACACTAATCCTGTTAACCAACAATCCTGGAAAAGACAGATATAAGAGTTTAAAGGAATAAATTTTTCTTGAATGTGCATTGCACATTATGAGTAACAGAAGGATAAGGAATAACTATGAGTAACAGAAGGAGAAGGAATAACATTTTGAGCagagtaaaaaaagaaatcagaaaagtGCAACAGAAAATGTCACAAATCATGCAGGTTTGCAGTAA
The sequence above is a segment of the Apteryx mantelli isolate bAptMan1 chromosome 9, bAptMan1.hap1, whole genome shotgun sequence genome. Coding sequences within it:
- the IGSF10 gene encoding immunoglobulin superfamily member 10, translating into MKAIRRDKCWWLELLFSFCLAALPGSSACPRLCACYVPTEVHCTFRYFTAIPPHIPPNVERINLGYNSLLKLTETDFSGLEKLELLMLHSNEINAIPDKVFSDLHSLQVLKMSYNKVRVLQQDIFYGLKSLVRLHMDHNRIEFVNPNVFYGLTSLRLVHLEGNLLKQLHPDTFVTLRYIEIFKISSIKHIYLSDNLLTSLPQEMFSHMSELESIYLHGNPWSCDCNLQWFAEWAKERPDVIKCKKDRSSSDAQQCPACANPKNCKGKNLVDIPPASLTCTKPAIHHSLKLKNITVPDDGDFSSISPKDFIAPIGSMVLNMTDQAGTQGNLVCNIQKPKEMSPISFGKDGNNTVLKVSFSAFLVCGIDYENIQQLWSILALYSNSPLELERNILPTKMPFISYKYKQIYSEKNELFTNIETKLRAEPSWLMQNKVALQLDRTTTTLNTLHIQYFTDAQIILPSSDKKQVRNNWTIISRDNKTQTQHTVLVGGTVELDCQAIGEPTPAIEWILADGSKVRAPYISEDGRIIVVKTGTFTLRTADTFDTGLYHCIGTNYDDADTLTFRITVVDPYVEHNHVNGAQLSTFIGSVLYLPCPSTAVPDASISWVLPERVILHHSVRNKHIFENGTLKIQRVTEQDSGYFRCVAANQYGVDLLVFQVLVKMDETTPQKKHVAVGEREVEEGSGNVMLASVTRPKNSLASLATLTANQAPATSAPSKQTIQSADKRNGYGQMTTWRHRDKISRRFRGRRRQFVSSARRVDPQRWAAFLEKTKRNSTLIQKQGTVATNPPVQVHKSSKVPEDEEETSGDPTSPELESVILATKTPAVSPLGKVMENMTTAELAITTKAVTPLASPFSQSVSPGTRRPQTYLKPKITNPKSQERSDLSQISTNGIEQSTVSKGASRTSVVFNAGHRLVSSEENNSQYLKFVSLTPMTSVTDTSKHVTPQKPAEKLRVFTESIDKTSTKTDHQVSVVTVSEPSNELGHVYFHSTQKAVTPKLPLGSTNIIHQQIQLIRDVTTHTPQAQKQYGRRRKISGRRRIVRPDRIPSMKEHTYNLGRPGSIRGRADMIPGVQPITKYISNSLTLNNSGSSLNPFSPETPLSPPFTTNTPLEHPTGIHENTAFLMEEKNEPTARQKATSTIMPFITEGTQDDPETSASFQTNTDRVQPVSIRLPTTAIHTPCVATEITHTVSTKISSTFEPVSPNVKSRTSSKNSQIGKITWERVFGNDTEKEALKKLPKKHTEMFPSSEVSTTHPKTTAALPMAEVSPLHFTPISSEENHTAGFLSLNTHIHHDNGTSEKHSPTAELRSYSNHATTATKETDATSLKPTIISIITPQTDTKITKSRILRVGRKRGQRRKRPHKTPTSQSTTAGSSTTVISSVNTAIPVVTTVKSLTMPTSLMTTKSLSEHISTISVTETTALSLPGATDVPHRVPTTNRRTSATPIPRKSTPSIQFPPDGHFAPNPTAAIQTTPLFSKPFPATSVRPATVFGTARSEPAQQSKATTVAGKKSHPEMEERVAQSVSPGGTELSTRTPAAPTHIVSPRTQPPTPLPTLAAGTPPAAIARTNSPPWWEKKFWHKPSTKVTERGKTLTVNTLTMLKSSQSPTPYAPAWGRDKDSSVKGWSENRPDQETTTNNPITLDSLYRRHFEKPRIIGGKLAAFTVLANSDAFIPCEATGNPLPTIQWTKISSEPDASKSTHDRRFEVFANGTLSIAEVSIQDGGQYLCVAANRHGSAQLLVTLSVVAYPPRIAEGRSRVITAHSGEPVAVTCKAEGRPAPTFSWILANKTYVSGSSTGNKRVSVQPDGTLIIREATVYDRGLYTCVANNPAGTDTLVVKLQVIAAPPVILEERRQHIEGIMGENLKLPCTAKGNPHPSIHWVLFDGTAVKPLQFVNGKFFLFSNGTLHVRNIAPPDSGNYECIATSSTGSERRVVRLVVEQRDTLPKIANASQKMTQLNFGDKLLLNCTATGEPKPRIIWRLPSKAVVDQWHRMGSRIHVFPNGSLVIEAVTEKDAGDYLCVARNKIGDDLILMKVSITMKPAKIDQKQYFKKLVPYGKDFKVDCKASGSPAPEISWSLPDGTTINNVMQADDSGRRSRRYVLFDNGTLYLNKVGITEEGDYTCYAQNTLGRDEMKIHITVVTTAPQIKHSYKTYVKVKAGDTALLDCEVVGEPKPKIFWLLPSSDMISFSTDRYLLHVNGSLSVSQVKLLDAGEYMCVARNPGGDDTKLYKLDVVSKPPIINGLYTNKTIMKVTAVRHSKKQIECRAEGTPPPQIMWIMPDNIFLTAPYYGSRITVHKNGTLEIRNLRPSDTADFICVARNDGGESMLVVQLEVLEMLRRPMFKNPFNEKVIAKPGKTTILNCSVDGNPPPEIIWMLPNGTWFSSGIKTAQFLTGSNGALTIYDTARDDAGKYRCAARNKVGYIEKLIILEVGQKPRILIHPKGPVKGISGESLSLHCLSEGSPKPNTAWTVPSGYVLDRPQINRKYVLLENGTLVIREATIHDRGNYVCKAHNSAGDSSVSVPVLIVAYPPRITNRPPQSIRTVPGAAVQLNCVALGIPKPKITWELPDHSILSTGNQGRPSGSELLHPQGTLVIQNPQPSDSGMYKCTARNHLGSDFTVTYIQVI